One part of the Arabidopsis thaliana chromosome 4, partial sequence genome encodes these proteins:
- a CDS encoding chloroplast thylakoid lumen protein (chloroplast thylakoid lumen protein; FUNCTIONS IN: molecular_function unknown; INVOLVED IN: biological_process unknown; LOCATED IN: in 6 components; EXPRESSED IN: 22 plant structures; EXPRESSED DURING: 13 growth stages; Has 54 Blast hits to 54 proteins in 21 species: Archae - 0; Bacteria - 0; Metazoa - 0; Fungi - 0; Plants - 54; Viruses - 0; Other Eukaryotes - 0 (source: NCBI BLink).), translated as MAKSLLCSSTLNPFFSTTLSSSKKNQIAYSGNSKNQTSSSLLWKRRELSLGFMSSLVAIGLVSNDRRRHDANAAILEADDDEELLEKVKQDRKKRIERQAVLNSAVKEKGYLQDLVYKLSKVGQAIENNDLPAAGLVLGKGIDTEWVKTVNLAFTKLSTSPEENTEVEAFNSSLASLITSVNKNDIESSKLAFVSSAGAFEKWTTLTGLLEQLKGL; from the exons ATGGCGAAATCACTCCTTTGTTCATCAACCTTAAACCCTTTCTTCTCCACCACTCTCTCCTCTTCGAAGAAGAACCAAATTGCATACTCGGGAAACAGCAAGAACCAGACATCGTCGTCTCTGTTATGGAAAAGAAGGGAACTGTCGCTTGGATTTATGAGCAGCTTAGTTGCGATTGGTCTCGTGAGTAATGACAGAAGAAGACACGACGCGAATGCAGCGATTCTTGAAGCTGATGACGATGAAGAGCTTCTCGAGAAAGTGAAGCAAGATCGGAAAAAGAGGATTGAGAGACAAGCTGTTCTTAATTCTGCTGTCAAGGAAAAGG GGTATTTGCAGGATCTTGTTTACAAGTTGAGCAAGGTAGGACAAGCCATTGAGAACAATGATCTACCAGCTGCAGGTTTGGTTTTGGGGAAAGGCATTGATACCGAATGGGTCAAAACCGTTAATCTGGCTTTCACAAAG TTGAGTACAAGCCCAGAAGAGAATACAGAGGTGGAAGCATTCAATTCATCATTGGCTTCTCTTATCACATCAG TGAACAAGAACGATATAGAGTCATCGAAGCTCGCTTTCGTTTCATCAGCTGGTGCATTTGAGAAATGGACTACTTTGACAGGTCTTTTGGAACAGCTTAAGGGACTGTGA
- the TOC159 gene encoding translocon at the outer envelope membrane of chloroplasts 159 — translation MDSKSVTPEPTNPFYASSGQSGKTYASVVAAAAAAAADKEDGGAVSSAKELDSSSEAVSGNSDKVGADDLSDSEKEKPNLVGDGKVSDEVDGSLKEDSTTPEATPKPEVVSGETIGVDDVSSLSPKPEAVSDGVGVVEENKKVKEDVEDIKDDGESKIENGSVDVDVKQASTDGESESKVKDVEEEDVGTKKDDEGESELGGKVDVDDKSDNVIEEEGVELTDKGDVIVNSSPVESVHVDVAKPGVVVVGDAEGSEELKINADAETLEVANKFDQIGDDDSGEFEPVSDKAIEEVEEKFTSESDSIADSSKLESVDTSAVEPEVVAAESGSEPKDVEKANGLEKGMTYAEVIKAASAVADNGTKEEESVLGGIVDDAEEGVKLNNKGDFVVDSSAIEAVNVDVAKPGVVVVGDVEVSEVLETDGNIPDVHNKFDPIGQGEGGEVELESDKATEEGGGKLVSEGDSMVDSSVVDSVDADINVAEPGVVVVGAAKEAVIKEDDKDDEVDKTISNIEEPDDLTAAYDGNFELAVKEISEAAKVEPDEPKVGVEVEELPVSESLKVGSVDAEEDSIPAAESQFEVRKVVEGDSAEEDENKLPVEDIVSSREFSFGGKEVDQEPSGEGVTRVDGSESEEETEEMIFGSSEAAKQFLAELEKASSGIEAHSDEANISNNMSDRIDGQIVTDSDEDVDTEDEGEEKMFDTAALAALLKAATGGGSSEGGNFTITSQDGTKLFSMDRPAGLSSSLRPLKPAAAPRANRSNIFSNSNVTMADETEINLSEEEKQKLEKLQSLRVKFLRLLQRLGHSAEDSIAAQVLYRLALLAGRQAGQLFSLDAAKKKAVESEAEGNEELIFSLNILVLGKAGVGKSATINSILGNQIASIDAFGLSTTSVREISGTVNGVKITFIDTPGLKSAAMDQSTNAKMLSSVKKVMKKCPPDIVLYVDRLDTQTRDLNNLPLLRTITASLGTSIWKNAIVTLTHAASAPPDGPSGTPLSYDVFVAQCSHIVQQSIGQAVGDLRLMNPSLMNPVSLVENHPLCRKNREGVKVLPNGQTWRSQLLLLCYSLKVLSETNSLLRPQEPLDHRKVFGFRVRSPPLPYLLSWLLQSRAHPKLPGDQGGDSVDSDIEIDDVSDSEQEDGEDDEYDQLPPFKPLRKTQLAKLSNEQRKAYFEEYDYRVKLLQKKQWREELKRMKEMKKNGKKLGESEFGYPGEEDDPENGAPAAVPVPLPDMVLPPSFDSDNSAYRYRYLEPTSQLLTRPVLDTHGWDHDCGYDGVNAEHSLALASRFPATATVQVTKDKKEFNIHLDSSVSAKHGENGSTMAGFDIQNVGKQLAYVVRGETKFKNLRKNKTTVGGSVTFLGENIATGVKLEDQIALGKRLVLVGSTGTMRSQGDSAYGANLEVRLREADFPIGQDQSSFGLSLVKWRGDLALGANLQSQVSVGRNSKIALRAGLNNKMSGQITVRTSSSDQLQIALTAILPIAMSIYKSIRPEATNDKYSMY, via the exons ATGGACTCAAAGTCGGTTACTCCAGAACCAACCAACCCCTTCTACGCTTCTTCGGGGCAATcag GAAAAACCTATGCTTCTGTTGTCGCCGCCGCTGCTGCTGCAGCCGCCGATAAGGAGGATGGTGGTGCTGTGAGTAGTGCCAAGGAGTTGGATTCCTCATCGGAGGCTGTGTCTGGTAATTCGGATAAGGTTGGAGCTGATGATTTATCTGACTCCGAGAAGGAGAAGCCGAATTTGGTGGGTGATGGGAAGGTTTCCGACGAGGTGGATGGTTCTTTAAAGGAGGATTCTACTACTCCTGAGGCTACTCCGAAGCCTGAGGTGGTTTCTGGTGAGACAATTGGTGTAGATGATGTTTCATCGTTATCTCCGAAGCCGGAGGCTGTTTCTGATGGTGTAGGGGTTGTGGAGGAGAATAAGAAGGTTAAGGAGGACGTGGAGGATATTAAAGACGATGGTGAGAGTAAGATTGAAAATGGGAgtgttgatgttgatgtgaAACAGGCTTCCACAGATGGGGAGAGTGAGAGTAAAGTGAAggatgtggaagaagaagatgttggaacaaaaaaagatgatgagGGGGAGAGTGAGTTGGGTGGAAAAGTTGATGTTGACGATAAAAGTGATAATGTTATTGAAGAAGAGGGTGTGGAGTTAACTGATAAAGGAGACGTCATTGTGAACTCGTCCCCTGTAGAATCAGTGCATGTTGATGTGGCAAAACCAGGGGTGGTTGTTGTAGGAGACGCAGAGGGAAGTGAGGAGTTGAAGATTAATGCTGATGCTGAAACTCTTGAAGTGGCTAATAAGTTTGATCAAATTGGGGATGATGATAGTGGTGAATTTGAACCTGTGTCTGACAAGGCCATTGAGGAGGTAGAAGAAAAATTTACTAGCGAATCAGACTCTATTGCAGACTCCTCTAAGTTAGAATCTGTGGATACCAGTGCTGTAGAGCCAGAGGTTGTAGCTGCCGAGAGTGGGAGTGAACCAAAGGATGTGGAAAAAGCCAACGGATTGGAGAAGGGTATGACTTATGCTGAAGTAATCAAGGCAGCTAGTGCAGTAGCTGACAATGGAACCAAAGAGGAGGAGAGTGTGCTCGGTGGCATAGTCGATGATGCAGAAGAAGGTGTTAAGTTAAACAACAAAGGAGACTTTGTGGTGGACTCATCTGCTATTGAAGCTGTGAATGTAGATGTGGCAAAGCCAggggttgttgttgttggagacGTAGAGGTGAGTGAGGTGCTGGAAACTGATGGCAACATCCCTGATGTGCATAATAAGTTTGATCCAATTGGCCAAGGTGAAGGTGGTGAAGTTGAACTTGAATCCGATAAAGCCACAGAGGAGGGAGGAGGAAAGTTGGTTAGTGAAGGAGACTCTATGGTTGACTCCTCTGTGGTGGACTCTGTTGATGCTGATATCAATGTTGCAGAGCCAGGGGTTGTGGTTGTCGGGGCGGCTAAGGAGGCTGTAATTAAGGAAGATGATAAAGATGATGAGGTTGACAAGACCATCTCAAATATTGAGGAACCTGATGACCTGACTGCTGCATATGATGGAAATTTTGAATTGGCTGTTAAGGAAATATCAGAGGCTGCCAAAGTAGAGCCAGACGAACCAAAAGTAGGTGTGGAAGTAGAAGAATTGCCTGTTTCTGAAAGTTTAAAAGTGGGTTCAGTTGATGCAGAAGAGGATTCAATTCCTGCAGCTGAGTCACAGTTTGAGGTTCGGAAAGTTGTCGAAGGGGACAGTGCTGAAGAGGATGAAAACAAGCTCCCAGTCGAAGACATTGTTTCTTCTCGTGAGTTTAGCTTTGGAGGCAAGGAAGTGGACCAGGAACCTTCTGGCGAAGGTGTTACCAGGGTTGATGGGTctgaaagtgaagaagaaactgaagagATGATATTTGGGAGTTCTGAAGCTGCAAAACAGTTCTTAGCAGAGTTGGAAAAGGCTTCTTCTGGTATAGAGGCACATTCTGATGAAGCAAACATTTCTAACAATATGTCAGATAGGATTGATGGCCAGATTGTCACCGATTCTGACGAGGATGTAGACACAGAGGATGAAGGTGAGGAGAAAATGTTTGATACTGCAGCTTTGGCTGCGCTTTTGAAGGCAGCCACTGGTGGTGGAAGTTCAGAAGGTGGCAATTTTACCATAACATCTCAGGATGGCACGAAGCTTTTCTCTATGGATCGACCTGCTGGTTTGAGTTCATCGTTAAGGCCCTTGAAGCCTGCAGCAGCTCCACGTGCAAACCGTTCCAACATCTTTTCCAATTCTAATGTCACAATGGCAGATGAGACTGAGATTAACTTGAGCGaggaagagaaacagaaattAGAAAAGTTGCAAAGCCTCCGTGTGAAGTTTTTGCGGCTTTTGCAAAGGTTGGGTCATTCGGCAGAAGATTCAATTGCAGCGCAGGTTCTTTACCGTCTTGCACTACTTGCTGGGAGACAAGCAGGGCAGTTATTCAGTCTTGATGCTGCAAAGAAGAAGGCTGTGGAGTCTGAGGCTGAGGGCAACGAAGAATTGATCTTCTCCCTAAACATACTGGTCCTTGGAAAAGCCGGGGTGGGAAAAAGTGCTACTATAAATTCCATTTTGGGAAACCAGATTGCGTCCATTGATGCTTTTGGGCTCTCAACCACTTCGGTTAGAGAAATTTCTGGAACGGTGAATGGTGTCAAGATTACCTTTATTGATACTCCGGGTTTGAAGTCTGCTGCGATGGATCAAAGTACAAATGCAAAAATGTTGTCCTCTGTAAAGAAGGTAATGAAGAAGTGTCCCCCTGATATTGTACTATATGTAGATCGTCTTGACACCCAGACCAGGGACTTGAACAATTTGCCCTTGCTAAGGACGATTACTGCTTCTCTTGGTACATCCATATGGAAAAACGCTATAGTGACATTGACCCATGCGGCTTCTGCCCCTCCTGATGGCCCATCTGGCACCCCATTGAGCTATGATGTGTTTGTAGCGCAGTGCTCACATATTGTGCAACAGTCTATAGGACAGGCTGTTGGAGATCTACGCTTGATGAATCCAAGTCTGATGAATCCAGTTTCACTTGTTGAGAATCACCCCTTGTGTAGGAAGAACCGGGAGGGAGTGAAGGTTCTCCCGAATGGCCAAACTTGGAGATCTCAGCTGTTGCTATTGTGTTACTCCCTGAAGGTTTTGTCAGAAACAAATTCTCTATTGAGGCCTCAAGAACCATTGGACCATCGTAAAGTATTTGGTTTCCGAGTTAGATCCCCGCCTCTCCCTTACTTGTTGTCTTGGCTGTTGCAGTCCCGTGCACATCCTAAGCTCCCTGGAGACCAAGGTGGTGATAGTGTTGACTCTGATATCGAAATTGATGATGTGTCTGATTCTGAGCAGGAAGATGGGGAAGATGATGAGTATGACCAGCTGCCACCATTTAAGCCTCTTCGAAAAACCCAACTTGCAAAGCTCTCAAATGAACAGAGAAAGGCATATTTCGAGGAGTATGATTACCGTGTAAAGCTCCTGCAGAAGAAGCAATGGAGAGAGGAATTAAAGAGGatgaaagaaatgaagaaaaacggGAAGAAGCTGGGTGAAAGTGAGTTTGGTTATCcgggagaagaagatgatccaGAAAACGGGGCTCCAGCTGCAGTGCCAGTTCCATTACCCGATATGGTTTTGCCACCTTCATTTGATAGTGATAACTCAGCTTACCGATACCGATATCTGGAACCCACTTCACAACTCCTAACCAGGCCAGTGTTGGATACCCATGGTTGGGACCATGACTGTGGATATGACGGCGTCAATGCAGAACACAGTCTTGCTCTAGCTAGCCGGTTCCCTGCCACAGCTACTGTCCAAGTCACCAAGGACAAGAAAGAGTTCAACATTCATCTGGACTCCTCTGTGTCTGCTAAGCACGGGGAGAATGGATCCACCATGGCAGGGTTCGATATTCAGAATGTAGGCAAGCAGCTGGCATATGTGGTCAGAGGAGAAACCAAATTCAAGAATTTGAGGAAGAACAAGACAACTGTTGGAGGGTCAGTGACATTCTTGGGAGAGAACATCGCCACTGGGGTCAAACTCGAGGACCAAATAGCACTGGGGAAAAGGTTGGTGCTTGTGGGCAGCACTGGGACAATGCGATCACAGGGAGATTCGGCCTATGGTGCGAACCTCGAGGTCAGGCTTAGGGAAGCTGATTTCCCAATTGGACAGGACCAATCTTCTTTTGGGCTGTCTCTGGTAAAGTGGAGAGGCGATTTAGCCCTTGGAGCCAATCTCCAATCTCAAGTCTCTGTTGGAAGGAACTCAAAGATTGCGCTTCGTGCAGGACTTAACAACAAGATGAGCGGACAGATCACAGTCAGAACCAGCAGCTCGGATCAGTTGCAAATCGCTCTCACAGCCATTCTTCCAATTGCCATGTCCATCTACAAGAGCATTCGACCCGAAGCGACGAACGACAAGTACAGCATGTACTAA
- a CDS encoding reverse transcriptase (unknown protein; LOCATED IN: endomembrane system; Has 30201 Blast hits to 17322 proteins in 780 species: Archae - 12; Bacteria - 1396; Metazoa - 17338; Fungi - 3422; Plants - 5037; Viruses - 0; Other Eukaryotes - 2996 (source: NCBI BLink).), which yields MLSPCAGFKGSGFGVLAPWPSAVMAWAFWASAFDLAF from the coding sequence ATGCTTTCTCCTTGTGCAGGTTTCAAAGGTTCGGGCTTTGGTGTTCTAGCTCCTTGGCCGTCTGCTGTGATGGCTTGGGCCTTCTGGGCTTCTGCCTTTGATCTAGCCTTTTAA
- a CDS encoding chloroplast thylakoid lumen protein, whose product MKKILRVSDWRKITQRNNLTKRDLIIISITLTHITFLFENANNKFHREAEMAKSLLCSSTLNPFFSTTLSSSKKNQIAYSGNSKNQTSSSLLWKRRELSLGFMSSLVAIGLVSNDRRRHDANAAILEADDDEELLEKVKQDRKKRIERQAVLNSAVKEKGYLQDLVYKLSKVGQAIENNDLPAAGLVLGKGIDTEWVKTVNLAFTKLSTSPEENTEVEAFNSSLASLITSVNKNDIESSKLAFVSSAGAFEKWTTLTGLLEQLKGL is encoded by the exons atgaaaaaaatattgagaGTGAGTGATTGGAGGAAAATAACACAACGCAACAATCTAACAAAGAGAGAccttatcatcatcagcatcacCTTAACCCATATAACATTCCTCTTCGAAAATGCcaacaacaaatttcataGAGAAGCAGAAATGGCGAAATCACTCCTTTGTTCATCAACCTTAAACCCTTTCTTCTCCACCACTCTCTCCTCTTCGAAGAAGAACCAAATTGCATACTCGGGAAACAGCAAGAACCAGACATCGTCGTCTCTGTTATGGAAAAGAAGGGAACTGTCGCTTGGATTTATGAGCAGCTTAGTTGCGATTGGTCTCGTGAGTAATGACAGAAGAAGACACGACGCGAATGCAGCGATTCTTGAAGCTGATGACGATGAAGAGCTTCTCGAGAAAGTGAAGCAAGATCGGAAAAAGAGGATTGAGAGACAAGCTGTTCTTAATTCTGCTGTCAAGGAAAAGG GGTATTTGCAGGATCTTGTTTACAAGTTGAGCAAGGTAGGACAAGCCATTGAGAACAATGATCTACCAGCTGCAGGTTTGGTTTTGGGGAAAGGCATTGATACCGAATGGGTCAAAACCGTTAATCTGGCTTTCACAAAG TTGAGTACAAGCCCAGAAGAGAATACAGAGGTGGAAGCATTCAATTCATCATTGGCTTCTCTTATCACATCAG TGAACAAGAACGATATAGAGTCATCGAAGCTCGCTTTCGTTTCATCAGCTGGTGCATTTGAGAAATGGACTACTTTGACAGGTCTTTTGGAACAGCTTAAGGGACTGTGA
- a CDS encoding chloroplast thylakoid lumen protein: MKKILRVSDWRKITQRNNLTKRDLIIISITLTHITFLFENANNKFHREAEMAKSLLCSSTLNPFFSTTLSSSKKNQIAYSGNSKNQTSSSLLWKRRELSLGFMSSLVAIGLVSNDRRRHDANAAILEADDDEELLEKVKQDRKKRIERQAVLNSAVKEKGYLQDLVYKLSKVGQAIENNDLPAAGLVLGKGIDTEWVKTVNLAFTKLSTSPEENTEVEAFNSSLASLITSGLVLVLVLNFFIHKNQNCH; encoded by the exons atgaaaaaaatattgagaGTGAGTGATTGGAGGAAAATAACACAACGCAACAATCTAACAAAGAGAGAccttatcatcatcagcatcacCTTAACCCATATAACATTCCTCTTCGAAAATGCcaacaacaaatttcataGAGAAGCAGAAATGGCGAAATCACTCCTTTGTTCATCAACCTTAAACCCTTTCTTCTCCACCACTCTCTCCTCTTCGAAGAAGAACCAAATTGCATACTCGGGAAACAGCAAGAACCAGACATCGTCGTCTCTGTTATGGAAAAGAAGGGAACTGTCGCTTGGATTTATGAGCAGCTTAGTTGCGATTGGTCTCGTGAGTAATGACAGAAGAAGACACGACGCGAATGCAGCGATTCTTGAAGCTGATGACGATGAAGAGCTTCTCGAGAAAGTGAAGCAAGATCGGAAAAAGAGGATTGAGAGACAAGCTGTTCTTAATTCTGCTGTCAAGGAAAAGG GGTATTTGCAGGATCTTGTTTACAAGTTGAGCAAGGTAGGACAAGCCATTGAGAACAATGATCTACCAGCTGCAGGTTTGGTTTTGGGGAAAGGCATTGATACCGAATGGGTCAAAACCGTTAATCTGGCTTTCACAAAG TTGAGTACAAGCCCAGAAGAGAATACAGAGGTGGAAGCATTCAATTCATCATTGGCTTCTCTTATCACATCAGGTCTTGTACTTGTACTTGTACTTAACTTTTTCATTCACAAGAATCAAAATTGTCATTAA
- the GSTF2 gene encoding glutathione S-transferase PHI 2 (glutathione S-transferase PHI 2 (GSTF2); FUNCTIONS IN: glutathione transferase activity, glutathione binding; INVOLVED IN: in 6 processes; LOCATED IN: in 7 components; EXPRESSED IN: phloem, cotyledon, root, cultured cell, leaf; EXPRESSED DURING: seedling growth; CONTAINS InterPro DOMAIN/s: Thioredoxin fold (InterPro:IPR012335), Glutathione S-transferase, C-terminal (InterPro:IPR004046), Glutathione S-transferase, C-terminal-like (InterPro:IPR010987), Glutathione S-transferase/chloride channel, C-terminal (InterPro:IPR017933), Glutathione S-transferase, N-terminal (InterPro:IPR004045), Thioredoxin-like fold (InterPro:IPR012336); BEST Arabidopsis thaliana protein match is: glutathione S-transferase F3 (TAIR:AT2G02930.1); Has 12309 Blast hits to 12301 proteins in 1354 species: Archae - 0; Bacteria - 6906; Metazoa - 1516; Fungi - 747; Plants - 1046; Viruses - 0; Other Eukaryotes - 2094 (source: NCBI BLink).) — protein MAGIKVFGHPASIATRRVLIALHEKNLDFELVHVELKDGEHKKEPFLSRNPFGQVPAFEDGDLKLFESRAITQYIAHRYENQGTNLLQTDSKNISQYAIMAIGMQVEDHQFDPVASKLAFEQIFKSIYGLTTDEAVVAEEEAKLAKVLDVYEARLKEFKYLAGETFTLTDLHHIPAIQYLLGTPTKKLFTERPRVNEWVAEITKRPASEKVQ, from the exons ATGGCAGGTATCAAAGTTTTCGGACACCCAGCTTCCATTGCCACCAGGAGAGTCCTCATCGCCCTCCACGAGAAAAACCTCGACTTTGAGCTCGTTCATGTCGAACTCAAAGACGGTGAGCACAAGAAGGAGCCTTTCCTCTCCCGCAAC CCTTTTGGTCAGGTTCCAGCCTTTGAAGATGGAGACCTCAAGCTCTTCG aATCAAGAGCGATTACTCAGTACATAGCTCACCGATATGAAAACCAAGGAACCAACCTTCTCCAAACCGACTCCAAGAACATATCTCAGTACGCAATCATGGCCATTGGAATGCAAGTAGAAGATCACCAGTTCGACCCAGTGGCTTCAAAGCTTGCTTTTGAACAAATATTCAAGTCCATCTACGGCTTGACCACAGACGAAGCCGTTGTTGCAGAAGAGGAGGCTAAGTTAGCCAAGGTCCTTGATGTCTACGAGGCTAGGCTCAAGGAGTTCAAGTATTTGGCTGGTGAAACTTTCACTTTGACTGATCTTCACCACATTCCCGCGATTCAATACCTGCTCGGAACTCCCACCAAGAAGCTCTTCACCGAGCGTCCACGTGTCAATGAGTGGGTGGCTGAAATCACCAAGAGGCCAGCTTCCGAGAAGGTTCAGTGA
- the XT2 gene encoding UDP-xylosyltransferase 2 (UDP-xylosyltransferase 2 (XT2); FUNCTIONS IN: xyloglucan 6-xylosyltransferase activity, UDP-xylosyltransferase activity, transferase activity, transferring glycosyl groups, transferase activity; INVOLVED IN: polysaccharide biosynthetic process, xyloglucan biosynthetic process, root hair elongation; LOCATED IN: mitochondrion, integral to membrane; EXPRESSED IN: 22 plant structures; EXPRESSED DURING: 13 growth stages; CONTAINS InterPro DOMAIN/s: Galactosyl transferase (InterPro:IPR008630); BEST Arabidopsis thaliana protein match is: xylosyltransferase 1 (TAIR:AT3G62720.2); Has 461 Blast hits to 460 proteins in 94 species: Archae - 0; Bacteria - 6; Metazoa - 0; Fungi - 152; Plants - 284; Viruses - 0; Other Eukaryotes - 19 (source: NCBI BLink).) has product MIERCLGAYRCRRIQRALRQLKVTILCLLLTVVVLRSTIGAGKFGTPEQDLDEIRQHFHARKRGEPHRVLEEIQTGGDSSSGDGGGNSGGSNNYETFDINKIFVDEGEEEKPDPNKPYTLGPKISDWDEQRSDWLAKNPSFPNFIGPNKPRVLLVTGSAPKPCENPVGDHYLLKSIKNKIDYCRLHGIEIFYNMALLDAEMAGFWAKLPLIRKLLLSHPEIEFLWWMDSDAMFTDMAFELPWERYKDYNLVMHGWNEMVYDQKNWIGLNTGSFLLRNNQWALDLLDTWAPMGPKGKIREEAGKVLTRELKDRPVFEADDQSAMVYLLATQRDAWGNKVYLESGYYLHGYWGILVDRYEEMIENYHPGLGDHRWPLVTHFVGCKPCGKFGDYPVERCLKQMDRAFNFGDNQILQIYGFTHKSLASRKVKRVRNETSNPLEMKDELGLLHPAFKAVKVQTNQV; this is encoded by the exons atgattgagAGGTGTTTAGGAGCTTACCGGTGCCGGAGAATCCAAAGAGCTTTACGCCAATTAAAGGTAACGattctctgtcttcttcttaccGTTGTTGTCCTACGTAGCACAATCGGCGCCGGTAAATTCGGAACTCCGGAGCAAGATCTTGACGAGATCCGTCAACATTTCCACGCACGCAAACGAGGTGAGCCTCACCGTGTCCTCGAAGAAATTCAGACCGGAGGAGATTCTTCTTCCGGTGACGGTGGAGGTAATTCCGGTGGGAGTAATAACTACGAGACGTTTGACATCAACAAGATTTTCGTTGAcgaaggtgaagaagagaaacccgacccgaataaACCTTACACTCTCGGACCCAAGATATCAGATTGGGATGAGCAGAGATCTGATTGGTTAGCTAAGAACCCTAGCTTCCCTAATTTCATCGGACCTAACAAGCCACGTGTTCTTTTGGTGACTGGTTCGGCGCCAAAACCATGTGAGAATCCTGTCGGTGATCATTACCTCTTGAAATCGATCAAGAACAAGATCGATTACTGTAGGTTACATGGGATCGAGATCTTCTACAACATGGCTCTTCTCGATGCAGAGATGGCTGGTTTTTGGGCAAAGCTTCCATTGATTAGGAAGCTTTTGTTGTCACATCCTGAGATTGAGTTTCTTTGGTGGATGGATAGTGATGCTATGTTTACAGATATGGCTTTTGAGCTTCCATGGGAGAGGTATAAAGATTACAATCTGGTGATGCATGGATGGAATGAGATGGTTTATGATCAGAAGAATTGGATTGGGTTGAATACAGGGAGTTTCTTGCTTAGGAACAATCAATGGGCACTTGATTTGCTTGATACTTGGGCTCCCATGGGTCCTAAAGGGAAGATCCGTGAAGAAGCGGGTAAGGTTTTGACCCGTGAGCTCAAGGATAGACCGGTGTTCGAAGCTGATGATCAGTCTGCTATGGTTTATCTGTTGGCTACTCAGCGAGACGCTTGGGGCAATAAG GTGTACCTAGAAAGTGGATACTATCTTCACGGTTACTGGGGGATTCTTGTGGACAGATATGAAGAAATGATAGAAAACTACCACCCGGGTCTAGGAGATCACAGATGGCCATTGGTGACTCACTTTGTCGGTTGCAAACCGTGTGGGAAATTTGGTGATTACCCGGTGGAACGGTGTCTAAAACAAATGGACAGAGCCTTTAACTTTGGAGATAACCAGATTCTGCAAATCTATGGTTTCACTCACAAATCTTTGGCTAGTCGTAAAGTCAAGAGAGTGCGGAACGAGACTAGCAATCCGTTGGAGATGAAAGACGAGCTCGGGTTGCTTCATCCGGCGTTTAAGGCGGTTAAGGTACAAACCAATCAAGTTTGA